In Bacillota bacterium, a single genomic region encodes these proteins:
- a CDS encoding ribosome maturation factor RimP, which yields MSKSITATVEELLAPVVEANDMELVDVEYIKEGGRWFLRLFIDKAEGINLDDCQLISNAVDPVLDAHDPINNAYTLEVSSPGIERPLKRLPDFERFNGQHISLSTFAPVKGQRRFNGLLKGVESEDVKLEVGGQDVLIPFEQVAKAKLVPEFDNSGG from the coding sequence GTGAGTAAAAGCATCACCGCAACAGTCGAAGAATTGCTTGCTCCCGTTGTTGAGGCAAACGATATGGAATTGGTAGATGTTGAGTATATTAAAGAAGGTGGTCGCTGGTTTTTGCGACTTTTCATTGATAAAGCAGAAGGAATTAATCTTGACGATTGCCAGCTGATATCGAATGCTGTAGACCCGGTTCTTGACGCGCATGATCCTATTAATAATGCTTATACACTGGAGGTATCGTCTCCGGGTATTGAACGGCCGCTGAAGAGGTTACCGGATTTTGAAAGATTTAATGGGCAGCATATAAGTCTCAGCACCTTTGCTCCGGTAAAGGGTCAGCGCCGTTTTAACGGCCTTTTAAAGGGTGTTGAAAGTGAAGATGTCAAGTTGGAGGTGGGTGGCCAGGATGTGCTTATTCCCTTTGAGCAAGTGGCTAAAGCGAAACTGGTCCCTGAGTTCGATAATTCGGGAGGCTAA
- a CDS encoding proline--tRNA ligase — MRVSQLLVPTLREVPAEAEVVSHQLLVRAGFIRKTAAGVYTYLPLALRVLEKIEKIVREEMARQGGQEILMPIIQPAELWKESSRWDVYGPELFRLKDRHGRDFCLGPTHEEIITALVRGEVSSYKQLPLLLFQVQNKYRDERRPRFGLMRGREFIMKDLYSFDMDEEGLHTSYQKMYEAYSRVYDRCGLKYRVVEADSGAIGGSDTHEFMVLAASGEATVVYCSSSDCDYAANVERAHALFGGESSQEEPESKREVHTPTQTTIKDVAIFLGESPKKTIKTLIYKTEDGLVAALVRGDREVNEVKLYNALGCLHLELANAGTIQDVTGAQVGYAGPVGLDMRIVADPEVNNMVNAIAGANKTGYHLVNVNPGRDFKVDTLTDIRMVQAGEPCPRCGSALDEAQGIEVGQIFKLGDKYSRALGAVYLDDKGQEQYIIMGCYGIGVTRTMAASVEQNHDQQGIIWPASIAPFQVVVIPVSTKDEAQVKMAEEIYNKLLQAGVEALIDDRPERAGVKFKDADLVGYPLRITVGSKGVKSGQAEVTERKTGETVMVPQQDITYKVCDMLEKDV; from the coding sequence ATGCGTGTCTCACAGTTGTTGGTACCTACTTTAAGAGAGGTTCCGGCTGAAGCCGAGGTTGTCAGCCACCAGTTGCTGGTTAGGGCCGGATTCATCCGCAAGACAGCGGCTGGTGTGTATACATACTTACCGCTTGCTTTAAGAGTGTTAGAGAAGATTGAAAAGATAGTACGGGAAGAAATGGCACGTCAAGGTGGTCAAGAGATATTGATGCCCATCATTCAGCCGGCTGAACTCTGGAAGGAGTCAAGCCGCTGGGATGTTTACGGTCCTGAATTATTTAGGCTCAAAGACCGGCACGGCCGGGATTTTTGCCTGGGGCCTACCCACGAGGAGATAATTACCGCCCTTGTCCGGGGAGAAGTGAGCTCATACAAACAATTACCGCTTTTATTATTTCAAGTTCAAAATAAGTATCGGGATGAGCGCAGGCCGCGATTTGGCTTAATGCGCGGCAGGGAGTTTATAATGAAGGATTTATATTCCTTCGACATGGACGAGGAAGGTCTGCATACCAGCTACCAAAAGATGTACGAGGCATACAGCCGGGTGTATGACCGGTGTGGCCTTAAATACCGGGTTGTAGAGGCCGATTCAGGTGCCATTGGCGGCAGTGATACGCATGAATTTATGGTTTTAGCTGCATCCGGAGAAGCCACCGTAGTATATTGCAGCAGCAGTGATTGTGATTATGCTGCTAACGTGGAACGGGCTCACGCGCTATTTGGTGGGGAAAGCTCCCAAGAGGAGCCGGAGTCAAAAAGAGAGGTGCACACTCCTACTCAAACGACTATAAAAGATGTGGCTATTTTTTTGGGAGAAAGCCCCAAGAAAACAATCAAGACCCTTATCTATAAAACTGAAGACGGCCTTGTAGCCGCCCTGGTACGTGGAGACCGTGAAGTTAATGAAGTGAAATTGTATAATGCTCTGGGCTGTTTGCATTTGGAGCTCGCTAATGCGGGTACCATTCAGGATGTTACCGGTGCCCAGGTAGGATATGCCGGGCCGGTGGGGCTGGATATGCGCATAGTAGCTGATCCGGAGGTTAATAACATGGTCAACGCCATTGCCGGTGCCAATAAGACGGGTTACCATTTGGTGAATGTAAACCCCGGGCGTGATTTTAAAGTGGACACACTTACTGATATTCGTATGGTTCAAGCCGGTGAACCCTGTCCTCGCTGTGGCTCTGCGTTGGATGAGGCCCAGGGCATTGAGGTGGGACAGATCTTTAAACTGGGAGATAAATATAGTAGAGCGCTGGGCGCTGTATATTTGGATGACAAAGGCCAGGAACAGTATATTATTATGGGATGTTATGGAATAGGTGTAACCAGGACCATGGCGGCTTCCGTGGAACAGAACCATGATCAGCAGGGCATCATATGGCCGGCCTCCATAGCACCGTTCCAGGTTGTCGTTATCCCTGTTAGTACTAAAGACGAGGCACAAGTTAAAATGGCGGAAGAGATATATAACAAATTACTGCAGGCCGGAGTGGAAGCGTTGATAGATGATCGTCCCGAGAGAGCCGGAGTAAAGTTTAAGGATGCCGACCTGGTGGGTTACCCGCTACGCATCACTGTTGGATCCAAGGGAGTTAAATCCGGGCAAGCCGAAGTTACCGAAAGAAAGACTGGAGAGACAGTTATGGTGCCGCAGCAAGATATCACTTATAAAGTATGTGATATGTTGGAGAAGGATGTTTAA